The following proteins come from a genomic window of Pararhodobacter sp.:
- the ugpA gene encoding sn-glycerol-3-phosphate ABC transporter permease UgpA, with product MQTKRMTFSSRWLPYALLAPQVIITLIFFVWPASQALWQSMLRQDPFGMRTTFIWFRNFARLFDDPHYLASMKTTLIFSVSTTVLAMSLALLFATMVNRMIRSRDTYTTFLVWPYAVAPAIAGVLWWFIFNPSVGILPYILSGFGYDWNHRLQSGDAMILVVVAAAWKQISYNFLFFLAGLQSIPQSLIEAAAIDGASRRKRFWTIVFPLLSPTTFFLMVVNIVYAMFDTFGVIHATTEGGPAQATNILVYKVFRDGFVGNNLGSSAAQSVILMAIVIVLTVVQFRWIERRVNY from the coding sequence ATGCAAACCAAGCGCATGACCTTCAGCAGCCGTTGGCTGCCCTATGCATTGCTTGCGCCGCAAGTGATCATCACGCTGATCTTCTTTGTCTGGCCCGCCAGTCAGGCGCTGTGGCAATCCATGCTGCGCCAAGACCCGTTCGGGATGCGCACCACCTTCATCTGGTTTCGCAATTTCGCGCGCCTTTTCGACGATCCGCATTACCTTGCGTCGATGAAAACCACGCTGATCTTTTCCGTCAGCACCACCGTTCTGGCGATGTCGCTGGCGCTGTTGTTCGCGACGATGGTCAACCGCATGATCCGCTCGCGCGATACCTATACCACCTTTCTGGTCTGGCCCTATGCCGTGGCTCCGGCGATTGCCGGTGTGCTGTGGTGGTTCATCTTCAACCCTTCGGTCGGCATCCTGCCCTATATCCTGTCGGGGTTCGGCTATGACTGGAACCACCGGCTGCAATCGGGGGATGCGATGATTTTGGTCGTCGTCGCTGCCGCCTGGAAACAGATCAGCTACAACTTCCTGTTTTTCCTTGCGGGCCTGCAATCCATCCCGCAATCCCTGATCGAGGCCGCCGCCATCGACGGTGCCAGCCGCCGCAAACGTTTCTGGACCATCGTGTTCCCGCTGCTGTCACCGACCACGTTTTTCCTGATGGTGGTCAATATCGTCTACGCCATGTTCGACACGTTCGGCGTGATCCACGCCACGACCGAGGGCGGGCCAGCACAGGCCACCAATATCCTTGTGTACAAGGTGTTCCGCGACGGGTTTGTCGGCAACAACCTTGGCTCAAGCGCCGCGC
- the ugpB gene encoding sn-glycerol-3-phosphate ABC transporter substrate-binding protein UgpB, whose translation MIKQSLLAATALTMTAAIPAQAQVEIQWWHAMGGRLGELVEEIATNFNASQSDYVVRPSFRGTYTETMTGAIAAFRAGEQPHIVQVFEVGTGTMMAAEGAIIPIYQLMADHDVPFDPSAYLPAVVGYYTDPDGNMLSFPFNSSTPILYYNRDVFEAAGLDPDHAPTTWAEMETMSRQIVTSGAATCGFTTRWPSWVQLENFLAYHNLPLGTQQNGFGGFDAELVLNQHAPLIRHWENLARWQDEGLFSWAGGGAGPDAGPKFYSGECAMMMESSAGRAGVLSNAEFSVGYGMQPYYEDVDGAPQNSIIGGATLWTLSGHDESDYEGVARFFEFLSLPENQAWWHQNTGYLPITQASYDLTREQGYYEANPGADISITQMNLNPPTENSRGLRFGNFVQIRDIISEEMEGMIIGDKTAQEAADAIVERGNRLLRDFEDAMQ comes from the coding sequence ATGATCAAGCAAAGCTTACTTGCCGCAACGGCTCTGACGATGACGGCTGCGATTCCGGCGCAGGCACAGGTGGAAATTCAATGGTGGCACGCCATGGGGGGCCGTCTGGGCGAGCTGGTCGAAGAAATCGCGACCAATTTCAATGCCAGCCAGTCCGATTATGTCGTGCGGCCCAGCTTCCGGGGTACCTATACCGAGACGATGACCGGCGCGATTGCCGCGTTCCGGGCCGGTGAACAGCCGCATATCGTGCAGGTGTTCGAGGTTGGCACCGGTACGATGATGGCCGCCGAGGGCGCGATCATTCCGATCTATCAACTGATGGCCGATCACGATGTGCCGTTTGATCCCTCTGCCTATCTGCCCGCCGTGGTCGGCTATTACACCGACCCGGATGGCAACATGCTGTCCTTCCCGTTCAACTCATCGACGCCGATCCTGTATTACAACCGCGATGTGTTCGAGGCCGCCGGGCTTGACCCCGATCACGCCCCCACCACCTGGGCCGAGATGGAAACCATGTCGCGCCAGATCGTCACCTCGGGCGCGGCGACCTGCGGCTTTACCACCCGCTGGCCAAGCTGGGTTCAGCTTGAAAACTTCCTCGCCTATCACAACCTGCCGCTGGGCACCCAGCAGAACGGGTTTGGCGGCTTTGATGCGGAATTGGTCCTGAACCAGCACGCGCCGCTGATCCGCCACTGGGAAAACCTGGCGCGTTGGCAGGATGAGGGTCTGTTCAGCTGGGCCGGCGGTGGCGCTGGCCCGGATGCGGGGCCGAAATTTTACAGCGGCGAATGCGCGATGATGATGGAAAGCTCGGCCGGTCGTGCCGGGGTTCTGTCGAACGCGGAATTCAGCGTCGGCTACGGCATGCAGCCCTATTACGAGGACGTGGACGGCGCGCCGCAAAACTCGATCATCGGCGGCGCAACCCTGTGGACGCTGTCGGGCCATGACGAGAGTGACTACGAAGGCGTGGCGCGCTTCTTCGAGTTCCTGTCGCTGCCCGAAAATCAGGCCTGGTGGCACCAGAACACCGGCTATCTGCCGATCACCCAGGCGTCGTATGATCTGACCCGCGAACAGGGCTATTACGAGGCCAATCCCGGTGCTGACATCTCGATCACGCAGATGAACCTGAACCCCCCGACCGAGAATTCCCGTGGCCTGCGGTTCGGCAACTTCGTGCAGATCCGCGATATCATCTCCGAGGAAATGGAAGGCATGATCATCGGCGACAAGACCGCGCAGGAAGCGGCTGACGCGATTGTCGAGCGCGGCAACCGTCTGTTGCGCGATTTCGAAGACGCGATGCAGTGA
- a CDS encoding polysaccharide deacetylase family protein, producing the protein MPPVPRITERHDFVSVNAVRTSRAAVALTFDDGPHPTHTPMLLDILARYNVKATFYVIGQSVRRYPEILHRIVAEGHEVGNHTWTHPTLSRLGNGSVLSEIDRTQEVVWRTVGALPVTMRPPYGAMSSQQSHMLNDQRNIPTIMWSVDPEDWRRPGSSVVADRMVRGAQPGSVILAHDIHGPTIRAIPQAIEGIAARGLGFMTMSELLGFRRWGPRGLRYVSAPSASYHQG; encoded by the coding sequence ATGCCGCCGGTCCCGCGGATCACGGAACGGCATGATTTCGTGTCCGTGAACGCGGTTCGCACCAGCCGTGCTGCGGTTGCGCTGACCTTTGACGACGGCCCGCATCCGACGCATACGCCGATGCTGCTGGATATTCTGGCGCGCTACAACGTCAAGGCGACGTTCTATGTGATCGGCCAGAGTGTGCGTCGCTATCCGGAAATTCTGCATCGCATTGTGGCCGAGGGGCACGAGGTCGGGAACCATACCTGGACTCACCCGACCTTGAGCAGGCTCGGGAACGGCTCTGTGCTGAGTGAGATTGATCGCACGCAGGAGGTCGTCTGGCGCACCGTTGGCGCCTTGCCGGTGACGATGCGGCCGCCCTATGGTGCCATGTCCAGCCAGCAAAGCCATATGCTGAACGATCAACGCAATATCCCGACGATCATGTGGTCGGTTGACCCCGAGGACTGGCGTCGCCCGGGCTCGTCGGTGGTGGCGGATCGGATGGTGCGTGGCGCGCAGCCAGGCTCTGTGATCCTGGCGCATGACATCCACGGTCCGACGATTCGCGCGATTCCTCAGGCGATCGAGGGGATCGCCGCGCGTGGTTTAGGCTTTATGACCATGTCCGAGTTGTTGGGATTCCGGCGCTGGGGCCCTCGTGGCCTGCGCTATGTCAGCGCACCTTCGGCATCCTACCATCAAGGCTGA
- a CDS encoding FAD-binding oxidoreductase, whose translation MDLLTVNDRDGVYPASWYAETATQLSPFPKAQGDLRCDVCVIGGGYTGLSAALHLAERGYDVILLEAQRVGFGASGRNGGQVGTGQRLDQDALEGMVGKTVARGLWDLSLESVALTRDLAQKHAPDAGYAPGIIHAAHKPRYVTDARIYAEKMARDYGYDQIQPLTREALREILNSPVYHGGDLDRGAGHLNPLRYALGLARAAQAAGVRIFEGSRVTALTHAQPARVETESARITAEFVALGCNGYLGRLEPTVAARVMPINNYIAATRPMTDTERAAVIRGHYAVADSKFVVNYFRFSDDNRLLFGGTESYGYRFPADIASKVRRPLEQIFPHLKDIELTHAWGGTLGISLNRMPHFARLSGTVLSASGYSGHGVAMATLGGKLLAEAICGQAERFDLMAQVPSPAFPGGASLRWPLMALAMAWFSLRDRL comes from the coding sequence ATGGATCTGCTGACCGTCAATGACCGCGACGGGGTCTATCCGGCCTCGTGGTACGCAGAAACGGCGACGCAATTGTCGCCGTTTCCAAAGGCGCAGGGAGACTTGCGCTGCGATGTCTGCGTGATTGGCGGCGGCTATACCGGGCTGTCGGCGGCGCTGCATCTGGCGGAACGCGGCTATGATGTGATCCTGCTCGAGGCGCAGCGCGTCGGCTTCGGGGCCTCTGGCCGCAACGGTGGGCAGGTCGGCACCGGGCAACGGTTGGATCAGGACGCGCTGGAGGGCATGGTCGGCAAGACTGTTGCGCGCGGCTTGTGGGATCTGTCGCTGGAGTCGGTGGCTCTGACGCGCGATCTGGCGCAGAAACACGCGCCCGATGCGGGGTATGCCCCCGGCATCATCCACGCCGCGCACAAGCCGCGCTACGTTACCGACGCGCGTATTTACGCCGAGAAAATGGCGCGTGATTATGGGTATGATCAAATTCAGCCGCTGACCCGTGAGGCCCTGCGCGAGATCCTCAACTCGCCCGTCTATCACGGCGGCGATCTGGATCGGGGTGCGGGGCATCTGAACCCGCTGCGTTATGCCTTGGGGCTGGCGCGCGCGGCACAGGCTGCCGGGGTGCGGATTTTCGAGGGGTCACGCGTCACCGCCCTGACCCACGCGCAACCCGCCCGCGTTGAAACCGAAAGCGCCCGCATCACCGCCGAGTTTGTCGCGCTGGGCTGCAACGGCTATTTGGGGCGGCTGGAGCCCACCGTGGCGGCGCGGGTGATGCCGATCAACAATTATATCGCCGCGACCCGCCCAATGACCGATACCGAGCGCGCCGCGGTCATTCGTGGCCATTACGCCGTCGCGGACAGCAAATTCGTGGTCAATTACTTCCGCTTTTCCGACGACAATCGTCTGCTGTTTGGCGGTACGGAATCTTATGGCTACAGGTTTCCGGCGGATATCGCCAGCAAGGTGCGCCGTCCGCTGGAGCAGATTTTCCCGCACCTCAAAGACATTGAACTCACCCACGCCTGGGGGGGCACGCTGGGGATCAGTCTAAACCGGATGCCACATTTCGCGCGGCTGTCGGGCACAGTGCTGTCGGCCTCGGGCTATTCCGGGCATGGGGTGGCGATGGCGACGCTGGGCGGCAAATTGCTGGCCGAGGCGATCTGCGGACAGGCCGAACGATTCGACCTGATGGCGCAAGTTCCCTCGCCAGCCTTCCCCGGCGGCGCAAGTCTGCGTTGGCCGTTGATGGCTCTGGCAATGGCTTGGTTCTCGTTGCGCGACCGGTTGTGA
- a CDS encoding aspartate aminotransferase family protein, protein MRQITNHMPTAELQALDAAHHMHPFTTNADLAKKGVRIITRAEGVTLTDSEGQEILDGMAGLWCVNLGYGRQELADVAARQMMELPFYNTFFQTSHVPAIALASRIAELAPGDLNHVFFAGSGSESNDTNIRMVRHYWALKGKPSKTVIISRKNGYHGSSVGSGSLGGMAGMHAQGGLPIPDITHIDQPYWYKEGGDMSPEEFGLARARQLEEKILELGVDRVAAFIGEPIQGAGGVIIPPSTYWPEIQRICDEYGILLIADEVITGFGRTGNWFGSQTLGIRPHIMTIAKGLSSGYAPIGGSIVCDEVANVIGADEFNHGYTYSGHPVAAAVALETLRIMDEEKVIEHVRDVAHPYLAKRWHALADHPLVGETCLIGLMGSLSLVPEKNGSKEFAAPEGTAGYIVREQCFANNVIMRHVGDRMIIAPPLVITPEQIDVMMDRATLALDKAHAQLKAEGLMKAA, encoded by the coding sequence ATGCGCCAGATCACCAACCATATGCCCACCGCCGAACTGCAAGCGCTCGATGCCGCGCATCACATGCACCCGTTCACGACCAACGCCGATCTTGCCAAAAAAGGCGTGCGGATCATCACCCGCGCCGAGGGCGTGACCCTGACCGACAGTGAGGGCCAGGAAATTCTGGATGGCATGGCGGGCCTGTGGTGCGTCAACCTTGGCTATGGCCGTCAGGAACTGGCCGATGTCGCCGCACGTCAGATGATGGAGCTGCCGTTCTACAACACGTTTTTCCAGACCAGCCATGTGCCGGCCATTGCTTTGGCGTCACGGATCGCTGAACTGGCGCCGGGTGATCTGAACCATGTGTTCTTCGCCGGTTCCGGGTCGGAATCGAACGACACCAACATCCGCATGGTCCGGCATTACTGGGCGCTCAAGGGCAAGCCCTCCAAAACGGTGATCATCAGCCGCAAGAATGGCTATCACGGCTCGTCGGTGGGCAGTGGCAGCCTTGGCGGCATGGCGGGGATGCACGCGCAAGGTGGCCTGCCGATCCCGGATATCACCCATATCGACCAGCCCTATTGGTACAAGGAAGGCGGCGACATGTCGCCCGAGGAATTCGGTCTGGCGCGCGCCCGTCAGCTTGAGGAGAAAATTCTTGAGCTGGGCGTTGACCGCGTCGCCGCCTTCATCGGCGAGCCGATTCAAGGCGCGGGCGGCGTGATCATCCCGCCCAGCACCTATTGGCCCGAAATCCAGCGCATTTGCGACGAATACGGCATCCTGTTGATCGCGGATGAGGTGATCACAGGATTTGGTCGCACCGGCAATTGGTTCGGCAGTCAGACGCTGGGCATTCGCCCGCATATCATGACGATCGCCAAGGGCCTGTCCTCGGGCTATGCACCGATCGGCGGCTCGATTGTCTGCGATGAGGTGGCCAATGTCATCGGCGCGGATGAGTTCAACCACGGCTATACCTATTCCGGGCACCCGGTGGCGGCAGCGGTGGCGCTTGAAACGCTGCGGATCATGGACGAGGAAAAGGTGATCGAGCATGTTCGCGATGTGGCTCACCCCTATCTGGCGAAACGCTGGCATGCGCTGGCCGATCATCCGCTGGTCGGGGAAACCTGCTTGATCGGGCTGATGGGGTCGCTGTCGCTGGTGCCGGAAAAGAACGGCAGCAAGGAGTTCGCCGCCCCTGAGGGCACTGCGGGCTACATCGTGCGCGAGCAGTGTTTCGCCAACAATGTCATCATGCGCCACGTCGGCGACCGGATGATCATTGCGCCGCCGTTGGTCATCACGCCCGAGCAGATTGACGTGATGATGGACCGCGCGACACTGGCGCTGGACAAGGCGCACGCGCAGCTCAAGGCCGAAGGTCTGATGAAAGCCGCCTGA
- a CDS encoding GntR family transcriptional regulator, translated as MQISTVVSTPTKLPEHEATYRRLHDMMMFGDLAPGQKVTLQGITAALGTGMTPVREAIRRLTAEGALTLHENRRISVPQLTLSQVDEVAFARLALEPKLAQDALVRMSAEDIDALAVIDKGIDTAIGAGDVQAYLSGNHSFHFSIYQMADAPILLSLTASLWLRVGPSLRVVIEAGGSIGPDRHKDALAAMRDGDAARLGEAIKADILQGIDRLRADIQRRL; from the coding sequence ATGCAAATCTCTACCGTCGTCAGCACACCCACCAAGTTGCCCGAACACGAGGCGACCTATCGCCGCTTGCATGACATGATGATGTTCGGCGATCTGGCCCCCGGCCAGAAGGTGACCCTGCAAGGGATAACGGCCGCGCTTGGGACGGGTATGACCCCGGTGCGCGAGGCGATCCGCCGTCTGACCGCCGAGGGCGCGCTGACCCTGCATGAGAACCGCCGTATCTCGGTGCCGCAACTGACCTTGTCGCAAGTCGATGAAGTGGCCTTTGCCCGTCTCGCGCTGGAGCCGAAGCTGGCGCAAGACGCGCTGGTTCGGATGAGCGCCGAGGATATCGACGCGCTTGCGGTGATCGACAAAGGGATCGACACGGCAATCGGCGCGGGCGACGTGCAGGCGTATCTCTCGGGCAATCACAGCTTTCACTTCTCGATCTATCAGATGGCCGACGCGCCGATTCTTCTGTCGCTGACCGCGTCCTTGTGGCTGCGGGTGGGGCCGTCGTTGCGCGTGGTGATCGAAGCGGGTGGCTCGATTGGCCCGGACCGGCACAAAGATGCGCTGGCCGCGATGCGCGACGGCGATGCGGCGCGTCTGGGCGAGGCGATCAAGGCGGATATCCTGCAAGGCATCGACCGGTTGCGCGCGGATATCCAGCGACGCCTGTAG
- a CDS encoding P1 family peptidase encodes MTLYAPGPRNLITDVPGLSVGNAADVALKSGATVLLGDEPMVAGVHVMGGAPGTRETDLLAPDRMVQAVDALVLSGGSAFGLGAAQGVADALHESGRGFAVGPARIPIVPAAILFDLLNGGDKAWRENPYPALGRAALAACGHAFSLGTAGAGAGATVAGLKGGLGSTSLVLASGVTVGALVAVNAVGSVTVGDGPEFWAAPFEIGAEFGGLGPARHHPALFPPPLKRLGEATTLAIIATDAILTKPQATRLATAAHDGLARAIVPAHTPHDGDLVFAAATGQRALPEGGALELGHAAAICLSRAIARAIFQAHAEPGDLLPCWQDRFGVGRG; translated from the coding sequence ATGACCCTTTACGCCCCCGGTCCCCGCAATCTGATCACCGATGTGCCGGGCCTCAGCGTAGGAAACGCCGCCGATGTGGCGCTGAAAAGTGGGGCCACGGTACTGCTCGGCGATGAGCCGATGGTCGCGGGCGTGCATGTGATGGGCGGCGCCCCCGGCACGCGTGAGACCGACTTGCTGGCCCCGGATCGCATGGTGCAGGCGGTGGACGCGCTGGTGCTGTCCGGTGGGTCGGCCTTTGGGCTGGGCGCGGCACAGGGCGTTGCCGACGCGCTGCACGAAAGCGGCCGTGGCTTTGCCGTGGGTCCGGCGCGCATCCCCATTGTGCCAGCCGCGATCCTGTTTGATCTGCTGAACGGCGGTGACAAGGCGTGGCGCGAAAATCCCTATCCTGCGCTTGGCCGTGCCGCTCTGGCAGCCTGCGGGCATGCGTTTTCGCTGGGGACTGCGGGTGCAGGCGCCGGGGCCACGGTCGCGGGGCTCAAGGGCGGATTGGGGTCGACATCTTTGGTGCTGGCCTCGGGGGTCACCGTCGGCGCCTTGGTCGCGGTCAATGCCGTGGGCAGCGTGACCGTGGGTGACGGCCCGGAATTCTGGGCAGCGCCTTTTGAGATTGGCGCGGAATTTGGCGGCCTCGGCCCTGCGCGTCACCACCCTGCCCTGTTCCCGCCGCCGCTGAAACGTCTGGGCGAGGCCACGACCCTTGCCATCATTGCCACCGATGCAATCCTGACCAAACCGCAGGCAACGCGCCTGGCCACCGCCGCACATGACGGGTTGGCGCGCGCCATTGTCCCCGCCCACACGCCGCACGACGGAGATCTGGTGTTTGCCGCGGCGACGGGCCAGCGCGCCCTGCCCGAGGGAGGCGCGCTGGAATTGGGGCACGCCGCCGCGATCTGCCTGAGCCGCGCCATTGCGCGCGCGATCTTTCAGGCGCACGCCGAACCGGGTGACCTGTTGCCTTGCTGGCAGGATCGTTTTGGCGTTGGGCGCGGTTAA
- a CDS encoding Trm112 family protein, with product MSSDSASRIDRHMLEALVCPVTQGRLNYDAAAQELISRTAHLAFPIRNGIPIMLASEARELD from the coding sequence ATGAGTTCGGACAGCGCATCGAGAATAGATCGCCACATGCTCGAAGCCTTGGTGTGTCCGGTCACGCAGGGGCGGCTGAACTATGACGCCGCCGCACAAGAGCTGATCTCGCGCACCGCGCATTTAGCGTTCCCGATCCGCAATGGCATCCCGATCATGTTGGCTTCTGAGGCGCGCGAGCTCGATTAG
- a CDS encoding LON peptidase substrate-binding domain-containing protein — protein MMKLVDLPDTIALFPLPGALLLPRSKLPLHIFEPRYRVMIGDCLKTPTRLIGMIQPRGVPVGEGERLHTIGCAGRLTSFTETDDGRYMITLTGISRFRLLQESGAGLKPYRQARVDWTGFEGDLGRVEHDPSQNREAFLGLLGRYFAALSPLTDWKSLQDADDEMMINALSMLCPFAPEERQALLEAPSLTTRRETLMTLMEFALRTVSAQPGGRMQ, from the coding sequence ATGATGAAACTTGTCGACCTGCCTGACACGATTGCACTCTTTCCGCTGCCGGGGGCTTTGTTGCTGCCGCGCTCAAAGCTGCCGCTGCATATCTTCGAGCCTCGCTATCGCGTGATGATCGGGGATTGCCTGAAAACACCGACGCGGCTGATCGGCATGATCCAGCCGCGCGGCGTCCCGGTTGGCGAGGGCGAGCGGCTGCACACGATTGGGTGCGCGGGCCGTCTGACCTCGTTCACCGAGACCGATGACGGGCGCTACATGATCACCTTGACCGGGATCTCGCGGTTTCGCCTGCTGCAGGAAAGTGGCGCGGGCCTGAAACCCTATCGGCAAGCGCGGGTTGACTGGACCGGGTTCGAGGGGGATCTGGGCCGCGTGGAACACGATCCGTCGCAAAACCGCGAGGCGTTTCTGGGCCTTCTGGGGCGGTATTTCGCAGCCTTGTCGCCCCTGACCGACTGGAAAAGCCTGCAAGATGCCGATGATGAGATGATGATCAACGCGCTGTCGATGCTCTGTCCCTTTGCGCCGGAAGAGCGTCAGGCGTTGCTGGAGGCCCCGTCGCTGACCACCCGACGGGAGACGTTGATGACCTTGATGGAGTTCGCCCTGCGCACTGTGTCCGCGCAGCCCGGAGGGCGGATGCAATGA
- the trxA gene encoding thioredoxin, giving the protein MLGTLNTAPVAADLIKDTTEATFMQDVVEASQDVPVIVDFWAPWCGPCKTLGPALEAAVTAAKGKVKMVKINVDENQMIAGQMRIQSIPTVYAFFEGKPVDAFQGALPASELKSFVDKLAALAGDGGLAEALAEAEAMLDGGNFADAAEVFAAIVGEEPENAAAMGGLARAHIAAGNLDQAEALLANAPAKIATAHELEAARAQLALARQAATAGPVDELRALLEADPANHQARIDLAQALHAKGDVAGAIDELLELFRRDREWNDGAAKAQLLTIFDALSPKDPLVQKGRRRLSSMIFV; this is encoded by the coding sequence ATGCTGGGCACTCTGAATACCGCGCCGGTCGCGGCCGATTTGATCAAAGACACCACCGAAGCCACCTTCATGCAGGACGTCGTCGAGGCCAGCCAGGATGTGCCGGTCATCGTTGATTTCTGGGCGCCGTGGTGTGGACCTTGCAAAACCCTCGGCCCGGCGTTGGAGGCTGCTGTCACCGCTGCCAAGGGCAAGGTGAAGATGGTCAAGATCAACGTCGATGAGAACCAGATGATTGCCGGCCAGATGCGGATCCAGTCGATCCCGACGGTCTATGCGTTTTTCGAGGGCAAGCCGGTGGACGCCTTCCAAGGCGCCCTGCCCGCGTCCGAATTGAAGTCCTTTGTCGACAAGCTGGCCGCGCTGGCAGGCGACGGTGGGTTGGCCGAGGCTTTGGCCGAAGCCGAAGCGATGCTGGACGGTGGCAATTTCGCGGATGCGGCCGAGGTTTTCGCGGCTATTGTCGGCGAGGAGCCGGAAAACGCTGCGGCCATGGGGGGGCTGGCCCGCGCGCATATCGCCGCGGGAAACCTCGATCAGGCCGAGGCCTTGTTGGCCAACGCGCCTGCCAAGATCGCCACCGCGCATGAGTTGGAGGCCGCGCGCGCGCAACTGGCGCTGGCGCGTCAGGCGGCAACGGCGGGCCCGGTGGATGAATTGCGCGCTCTGCTCGAGGCCGACCCCGCCAACCATCAGGCGCGGATTGATCTGGCACAGGCGCTTCATGCCAAGGGCGATGTGGCGGGGGCCATTGACGAATTGCTCGAGTTGTTCCGCCGTGATCGTGAGTGGAATGACGGCGCGGCCAAGGCCCAACTGCTGACGATCTTCGATGCGCTGAGCCCCAAGGATCCGTTGGTGCAAAAAGGTCGGCGTCGATTGTCGTCGATGATATTTGTTTAA
- a CDS encoding exodeoxyribonuclease III, with the protein MAFTLATWNINSVRLRAGLVEKLLREEAPDVLCLQECKSPLELMPTETFAAMGYGHMVARGQKGYNGVAILSRLPLKDAGHIDWCEKGDARHVAAELENGVVIHNCYVPAGGDVADREVNEKFGHKMDFMAEMRDRFAKDRPRKSILVGDLNIAPREDDVWSHKALLKVVSHTPIEVEIFGQAQEAGGWVDVTRQDIPDGLLYSWWSYRAKDWDAADKGRRLDHIWASADLGAAAHSSRILRAARGWEKPSDHAPVFATFDL; encoded by the coding sequence ATGGCGTTCACCTTGGCCACTTGGAACATCAATTCGGTTCGCCTGCGGGCGGGGCTGGTGGAAAAGCTGCTGCGCGAAGAAGCGCCAGACGTGCTGTGTCTGCAAGAATGCAAAAGCCCGCTTGAGCTGATGCCCACAGAGACCTTCGCGGCGATGGGCTATGGCCACATGGTCGCGCGCGGGCAGAAGGGCTATAACGGCGTGGCGATCCTTTCGCGGCTTCCGTTGAAAGACGCCGGGCATATCGACTGGTGCGAAAAAGGCGACGCGCGCCACGTTGCGGCGGAGCTGGAAAACGGCGTGGTGATCCACAACTGCTATGTGCCCGCCGGTGGCGATGTGGCGGATCGTGAGGTGAACGAGAAATTCGGTCACAAGATGGATTTCATGGCCGAAATGCGGGATCGCTTTGCCAAGGATCGTCCGCGCAAATCCATTTTGGTCGGCGATCTGAACATCGCGCCGCGCGAGGATGACGTGTGGAGCCACAAAGCCCTGCTGAAAGTCGTGAGCCATACGCCAATCGAGGTGGAAATCTTTGGCCAGGCGCAAGAGGCCGGCGGCTGGGTGGATGTGACTCGTCAGGATATCCCCGACGGCTTGCTGTACAGTTGGTGGTCGTACCGCGCCAAGGATTGGGACGCGGCGGACAAGGGGCGGCGGCTGGACCACATCTGGGCCAGCGCCGACCTTGGGGCCGCGGCACATTCGTCGCGCATTCTGCGGGCCGCGCGCGGCTGGGAAAAGCCCAGCGACCATGCACCGGTGTTTGCGACATTCGATCTGTAG
- a CDS encoding response regulator transcription factor, which translates to MSKLSKILLVDDDDDLREALAEQLVATEEFDTFEADSGATAMERVREGEYELVILDVGLPDTDGRELCKRMRKAGVKCPILMLTGHDSDADTILGLESGANDYVTKPFKFPVLLARIRAQLRQHEQSENAVFQLGDYQFKPAQKMLLDAKDRKIRLTEKETNILKFLYRAPDGLAPREVLLHEVWGYNAGVTTHTLETHIYRLRQKIEPDPSNARLLVTEPGGYRLVP; encoded by the coding sequence ATGTCCAAATTGAGCAAAATCCTGTTGGTAGACGACGATGACGACCTGCGCGAAGCCCTGGCCGAGCAACTGGTCGCCACCGAAGAATTCGACACATTCGAGGCCGACAGCGGCGCCACGGCGATGGAACGGGTGCGTGAGGGCGAGTACGAGTTGGTGATTCTGGACGTCGGCCTGCCCGACACGGATGGTCGCGAATTGTGCAAACGGATGCGCAAAGCGGGGGTGAAATGCCCGATCCTGATGCTGACAGGTCATGATTCGGACGCCGACACCATTCTGGGGCTCGAGTCCGGCGCCAATGACTATGTCACCAAGCCGTTCAAGTTTCCGGTGCTTTTGGCCCGCATTCGGGCGCAATTGCGCCAGCATGAGCAATCCGAGAATGCGGTTTTCCAGCTTGGCGATTATCAGTTCAAACCGGCGCAAAAGATGCTTCTGGATGCCAAGGATCGCAAAATTCGGTTGACGGAAAAGGAAACCAACATCCTGAAATTCCTGTATCGCGCCCCCGATGGGTTGGCCCCGCGCGAGGTGCTGCTGCACGAAGTCTGGGGTTATAACGCCGGGGTGACGACTCACACGCTGGAAACGCACATCTATCGGTTGCGTCAGAAAATCGAGCCTGATCCCTCGAATGCGCGGCTTTTGGTGACGGAACCGGGTGGATATCGGCTGGTTCCTTGA